The Arachis hypogaea cultivar Tifrunner chromosome 16, arahy.Tifrunner.gnm2.J5K5, whole genome shotgun sequence genome contains a region encoding:
- the LOC112758139 gene encoding mitogen-activated protein kinase kinase kinase NPK1 isoform X1 → MQDIFGSVRRSLVFRASPENEEHSLRGTLVDKIGYCIRNSRVFSKPSLSPPSLPPIPKDVAAAAPPPPTIRWRKGELIGCGAFGQVYVGMNLDSGELLAVKQVLIAASSASKEKAQAHVKELEEEVKLLKDLSHPNIVRYLGTVREEDTLNILLEFVPGGSISSLLGKFGAFPEAVIRTYTKQLLLGLEYLHKNGIMHRDIKGANILVDNKGCIKLADFGASKQVVELATISGAKSMKGTPYWMAPEVILQTGHSFSADIWSVGCTVIEMATGKPPWSQQYQQEVAALFHIGTTKSHPPIPDHLSVAAKDFLLKCLQKEPYLRPSASELLQHPFVTGEPMDSLPVSSTVVKNLEASSSCAPNVESFLRCSNLNLEDSGNKELWGISNDDDDMCMIDDDEEFSQNDVKHEPLISENIESFNLMSDPSDDWVCKFDGSPELEHKGVSFGTDENDKSLGHLGDYNKEQKDFSFPSVPSLSEEDDELTESKIQAFLDEKALELKKLQTPLYEEFYNSLNMSCSPSVIDGTSDETASRKFLKLPPKSRSPSRVPSTPSKAADNTGSPGSNGRSASTVGNVNDHSSQDLPSSPLNEFKGLIVDSQQEPGSPRHFTFSLSFSKQREWKEELDQELERKREWRRQAGVGSKTSSPKDRALHRQRERTRFASPSK, encoded by the exons ATGCAAGATATATTCGGATCAGTTCGGCGATCGCTGGTGTTCCGTGCTTCGCCTGAGAACGAAGAGCACTCGCTGAGAGGAACCCTAGTTGATAAGATCGGTTACTGTATACGCAATTCCAGAGTCTTCTCTAAGCCCTCACTGTCGCCACCGTCCTTGCCGCCGATTCCCAAGGACGTTGCTGCTGCTGCTCCGCCGCCGCCTACGATCCGATGGCGCAAGGGCGAGTTGATCGGTTGCGGCGCCTTTGGCCAAGTTTATGTTGGAATGAATCTCGATTCTGGAGAACTTTTAGCAGTTAAACAG GTTTTGATTGCAGCGAGTAGTGCTTCGAAGGAGAAGGCACAG GCTCATGTAAAAGAGCTCGAGGAAGAAGTTAAGCTTCTTAAAGATCTTTCACATCCCAACATTGTT AGATATTTGGGTACAGTTAGAGAGGAGGACACCTTAAATATTCTCCTGGAGTTTGTCCCTGGTGGATCCATATCATCACTGTTGGGGAAATTCGGAGCTTTCCCTGAGGCA GTCATAAGAACTTACACAAAGCAGTTGCTGCTTGGACTTGAGTACTTGCACAAAAATGGAATAATGCACAGAGATATTAAG GGGGCCAACATTCTTGTAGATAATAAAGGTTGCATTAAACTTGCAGATTTTGGGGCCTCCAAACAAGTTGTTGAGCTG GCTACTATTTCGGGTGCCAAGTCTATGAAGGGTACTCCATATTGGATGGCTCCTGAGGTTATTCTCCAGACTGGACATAGCTT CTCTGCTGACATATGGAGTGTGGGTTGCACTGTGATTGAGATGGCCACTGGAAAGCCTCCCTGGAGCCAACAATACCAACAAGAG GTTGCTGCTCTCTTCCATATAGGGACAACTAAGTCTCATCCGCCAATCCCTGATCATCTCTCTGTTGCAGCCAAAGATTTTCTGCTAAAATGTTTGCAGaa GGAACCATATTTGAGGCCATCGGCATCAGAACTACTGCAG CATCCCTTTGTTACTGGTGAACCTATGGATTCTCTTCCTGTTTCATCTACTGTCGTG AAAAATTTGGAAGCTTCATCTTCTTGTGCTCCAAATGTTGAATCCTT ccTTCGTTGCTCAAATTTGAATCTTGAGGACTCAGGAAATAAAGAGTTATGGGGAATTAGCAACGATGATGATGACATGTGTATGATTGATGACGACGAGGAGTTCTCTCAGAATGATGTCAAACACGAACCTTTGATCTCAGAAAATATTGAG AGCTTCAACCTGATGTCAGATCCCTCTGATGATTGGGTGTGTAAGTTTGATGGAAGTCCGGAATTGGAACATAAAGGAGTCAGTTTTGGCACAGATGAAAATGATAAGTCACTTGGTCACTTAGGGGATTATAACAAGGAGCAGAAAGATTTTTCCTTTCCAAGCGTGCCATCTCTATCAGAGGAAGATGATGAGCTCACGGAGTCAAAAATTCAAGCTTTTTTGGATGAGAAG GCTCTTGAACTGAAGAAGCTGCAGACACCTTTATATGAGGAGTTCTACAACAGTTTAAATATGTCTTGTTCACCAAGTGTGATTGATGGAACAAGTGATGAAACTGCTTCTCGGAAGTTTTTGAAATTACCTCCTAAGAGTAGGTCACCAAGTCGGGTACCAAGCACTCCATCTAAAGCAGCTGACAATACTGGAAGTCCTGGAAGTAATGGCAGGTCCGCATCAACTGTTGGCAATGTAAATGATCATAGTTCACAGGACCTTCCATCTTCTCCCCTTAATGAATTTAAAGGGCTGATAGTTGACTCCCAGCAGGAACCTGGTAGCCCAAG ACATTTTACTTTCAGTTTAAGCTTTTCGAAACAGAGAGAGTGGAAAGAAGAGCTCGACCAGGAGCTTGAAAGAAAACGAG AATGGAGGCGCCAAGCAGGGGTGGGGTCAAAGACTTCTTCACCAAAGGATAGAGCTTTACATCGGCAGAGAGAGCGGACACGATTTGCTTCTCCCAGCAAATAA
- the LOC112758139 gene encoding mitogen-activated protein kinase kinase kinase NPK1 isoform X2 — protein MQDIFGSVRRSLVFRASPENEEHSLRGTLVDKIGYCIRNSRVFSKPSLSPPSLPPIPKDVAAAAPPPPTIRWRKGELIGCGAFGQVYVGMNLDSGELLAVKQVLIAASSASKEKAQAHVKELEEEVKLLKDLSHPNIVRYLGTVREEDTLNILLEFVPGGSISSLLGKFGAFPEAVIRTYTKQLLLGLEYLHKNGIMHRDIKGANILVDNKGCIKLADFGASKQVVELATISGAKSMKGTPYWMAPEVILQTGHSFSADIWSVGCTVIEMATGKPPWSQQYQQEVAALFHIGTTKSHPPIPDHLSVAAKDFLLKCLQKEPYLRPSASELLQHPFVTGEPMDSLPVSSTVVKNLEASSSCAPNVESFLRCSNLNLEDSGNKELWGISNDDDDMCMIDDDEEFSQNDVKHEPLISENIESFNLMSDPSDDWVCKFDGSPELEHKGVSFGTDENDKSLGHLGDYNKEQKDFSFPSVPSLSEEDDELTESKIQAFLDEKALELKKLQTPLYEEFYNSLNMSCSPSVIDGTSDETASRKFLKLPPKSRSPSRVPSTPSKAADNTGSPGSNGRSASTVGNVNDHSSQDLPSSPLNEFKGLIVDSQQEPGSPSLSFSKQREWKEELDQELERKREWRRQAGVGSKTSSPKDRALHRQRERTRFASPSK, from the exons ATGCAAGATATATTCGGATCAGTTCGGCGATCGCTGGTGTTCCGTGCTTCGCCTGAGAACGAAGAGCACTCGCTGAGAGGAACCCTAGTTGATAAGATCGGTTACTGTATACGCAATTCCAGAGTCTTCTCTAAGCCCTCACTGTCGCCACCGTCCTTGCCGCCGATTCCCAAGGACGTTGCTGCTGCTGCTCCGCCGCCGCCTACGATCCGATGGCGCAAGGGCGAGTTGATCGGTTGCGGCGCCTTTGGCCAAGTTTATGTTGGAATGAATCTCGATTCTGGAGAACTTTTAGCAGTTAAACAG GTTTTGATTGCAGCGAGTAGTGCTTCGAAGGAGAAGGCACAG GCTCATGTAAAAGAGCTCGAGGAAGAAGTTAAGCTTCTTAAAGATCTTTCACATCCCAACATTGTT AGATATTTGGGTACAGTTAGAGAGGAGGACACCTTAAATATTCTCCTGGAGTTTGTCCCTGGTGGATCCATATCATCACTGTTGGGGAAATTCGGAGCTTTCCCTGAGGCA GTCATAAGAACTTACACAAAGCAGTTGCTGCTTGGACTTGAGTACTTGCACAAAAATGGAATAATGCACAGAGATATTAAG GGGGCCAACATTCTTGTAGATAATAAAGGTTGCATTAAACTTGCAGATTTTGGGGCCTCCAAACAAGTTGTTGAGCTG GCTACTATTTCGGGTGCCAAGTCTATGAAGGGTACTCCATATTGGATGGCTCCTGAGGTTATTCTCCAGACTGGACATAGCTT CTCTGCTGACATATGGAGTGTGGGTTGCACTGTGATTGAGATGGCCACTGGAAAGCCTCCCTGGAGCCAACAATACCAACAAGAG GTTGCTGCTCTCTTCCATATAGGGACAACTAAGTCTCATCCGCCAATCCCTGATCATCTCTCTGTTGCAGCCAAAGATTTTCTGCTAAAATGTTTGCAGaa GGAACCATATTTGAGGCCATCGGCATCAGAACTACTGCAG CATCCCTTTGTTACTGGTGAACCTATGGATTCTCTTCCTGTTTCATCTACTGTCGTG AAAAATTTGGAAGCTTCATCTTCTTGTGCTCCAAATGTTGAATCCTT ccTTCGTTGCTCAAATTTGAATCTTGAGGACTCAGGAAATAAAGAGTTATGGGGAATTAGCAACGATGATGATGACATGTGTATGATTGATGACGACGAGGAGTTCTCTCAGAATGATGTCAAACACGAACCTTTGATCTCAGAAAATATTGAG AGCTTCAACCTGATGTCAGATCCCTCTGATGATTGGGTGTGTAAGTTTGATGGAAGTCCGGAATTGGAACATAAAGGAGTCAGTTTTGGCACAGATGAAAATGATAAGTCACTTGGTCACTTAGGGGATTATAACAAGGAGCAGAAAGATTTTTCCTTTCCAAGCGTGCCATCTCTATCAGAGGAAGATGATGAGCTCACGGAGTCAAAAATTCAAGCTTTTTTGGATGAGAAG GCTCTTGAACTGAAGAAGCTGCAGACACCTTTATATGAGGAGTTCTACAACAGTTTAAATATGTCTTGTTCACCAAGTGTGATTGATGGAACAAGTGATGAAACTGCTTCTCGGAAGTTTTTGAAATTACCTCCTAAGAGTAGGTCACCAAGTCGGGTACCAAGCACTCCATCTAAAGCAGCTGACAATACTGGAAGTCCTGGAAGTAATGGCAGGTCCGCATCAACTGTTGGCAATGTAAATGATCATAGTTCACAGGACCTTCCATCTTCTCCCCTTAATGAATTTAAAGGGCTGATAGTTGACTCCCAGCAGGAACCTGGTAGCCCAAG TTTAAGCTTTTCGAAACAGAGAGAGTGGAAAGAAGAGCTCGACCAGGAGCTTGAAAGAAAACGAG AATGGAGGCGCCAAGCAGGGGTGGGGTCAAAGACTTCTTCACCAAAGGATAGAGCTTTACATCGGCAGAGAGAGCGGACACGATTTGCTTCTCCCAGCAAATAA